Proteins co-encoded in one Pseudomonas fluorescens genomic window:
- a CDS encoding SDR family oxidoreductase: MSNTLFITGATSGFGEACARRFAVAGWKLVLTGRREERLNALCAELSKQTEVHGLVLDVRDRKAMEEAIANLPPSFAKLRGLINNAGLALGVDPAPKCDLDDWDTMVDTNVKGLMYSTRLLLPRLIAHGRGAGIVNLGSIAGNYPYPGSHVYGATKAFVKQFSLNLRCDLQGTGVRVSNIEPGLCESEFSLVRFAGDQARYDATYAGAEPIQPQDIAETIFWVLNAPAHININSLELMPVSQSWAGFAIERNKA, encoded by the coding sequence ATGTCCAACACCCTGTTTATCACCGGCGCGACGTCCGGTTTTGGTGAAGCCTGTGCCCGTCGTTTTGCCGTGGCCGGCTGGAAACTGGTGCTGACCGGTCGTCGTGAAGAACGCCTCAACGCGCTGTGCGCCGAGCTGTCGAAGCAGACCGAAGTGCATGGCCTGGTGCTGGACGTGCGTGATCGCAAGGCGATGGAGGAGGCGATTGCCAACCTGCCGCCGTCGTTCGCCAAATTGCGCGGCCTGATCAACAACGCCGGGCTGGCGCTGGGCGTGGACCCGGCACCGAAGTGCGATCTCGACGATTGGGACACCATGGTCGACACCAACGTCAAAGGCCTGATGTACAGCACTCGCCTGTTGCTGCCGCGTCTGATCGCCCACGGTCGCGGCGCCGGCATCGTCAACCTTGGTTCCATCGCCGGTAACTACCCGTACCCGGGCAGCCACGTTTACGGCGCGACCAAAGCGTTCGTCAAACAGTTCTCGCTGAACCTGCGTTGTGACCTGCAGGGCACTGGCGTTCGCGTCAGCAACATCGAGCCGGGTCTGTGCGAGAGCGAGTTCTCGCTGGTGCGTTTCGCCGGTGATCAGGCGCGTTACGACGCCACCTACGCCGGTGCCGAGCCGATTCAGCCGCAGGACATCGCCGAGACGATTTTCTGGGTGCTGAATGCACCGGCGCACATCAATATCAATAGCCTGGAGCTGATGCCGGTGAGCCAGTCCTGGGCCGGTTTCGCCATCGAGCGTAACAAGGCTTGA
- a CDS encoding cation diffusion facilitator family transporter, with protein MSNRGEQSLLKQSTILMFAVSIAGIATGFVSGSQSILFDGFFSLIATFIKVLMLITAKLIAKQSNHRFQFGFWHLEPMVLLIEGSFLLLIAIYAFLNGVFGIINGGREIELGLVIIYAAVFTVVEFAYFFYVRHRNRKLKSSLIQFDNISWLVDAMLSVGLLISFLAALLLKSQGYGEWAKFVDPLILIVLAMTMLPPAFKILGPALQDVLGIAPDTLDDQVRQVMDAAKAEHGFDDYVSYVQKHGRARFIEIHVVLPADYRLQNVGQLDALREEISAKLGKPDAARWLTISFTGDRKWIT; from the coding sequence GTGAGTAACCGAGGTGAGCAGTCTCTGCTCAAACAATCGACCATCCTGATGTTCGCCGTGTCGATCGCCGGGATCGCCACCGGTTTTGTTTCGGGTTCCCAGTCCATCCTGTTCGATGGCTTTTTTTCGCTGATTGCAACCTTCATCAAAGTCCTGATGCTGATCACCGCGAAGCTGATCGCCAAACAAAGCAATCACCGATTCCAGTTCGGCTTCTGGCACTTGGAGCCGATGGTGTTGCTGATCGAGGGCAGTTTCCTGTTGTTGATCGCCATTTACGCGTTTCTCAATGGCGTGTTCGGCATTATCAATGGCGGTCGTGAAATCGAGCTGGGCCTGGTGATCATCTACGCGGCGGTGTTCACCGTTGTCGAGTTCGCCTACTTCTTCTACGTGCGCCACCGCAATCGCAAGCTCAAATCGAGTCTGATCCAGTTCGACAACATCAGCTGGCTGGTGGACGCGATGTTGTCCGTGGGCCTGTTGATCAGTTTCCTCGCGGCGTTGCTGCTCAAGTCCCAGGGTTATGGCGAGTGGGCGAAATTTGTCGACCCGCTGATCCTTATCGTGCTGGCCATGACCATGCTGCCGCCGGCCTTCAAGATCCTCGGCCCGGCGCTGCAGGATGTGCTCGGCATTGCGCCGGACACGCTGGACGATCAGGTACGCCAGGTAATGGACGCGGCCAAGGCCGAGCATGGTTTCGACGATTACGTGTCCTACGTGCAGAAGCACGGGCGGGCGCGGTTCATCGAGATTCATGTGGTGTTGCCGGCGGATTACCGGCTGCAGAACGTCGGCCAGCTGGATGCGCTGCGTGAGGAGATTTCCGCGAAGCTGGGCAAGCCGGACGCGGCGCGCTGGCTGACCATCAGCTTCACTGGCGACAGGAAGTGGATTACCTGA
- a CDS encoding AGE family epimerase/isomerase — translation MPHASRSTSLPELTALFGAVQQHFLNVIVPLWQGPGWNADMALPYEALDAAHQPLAPQRYRAMACARQLYLFSSLIGVVDNAEVRAAALFRSLQRHFHDAEHGGWFYSIDPQGKPLDQRKDLYTHAFILFACAHYWDKSREPLVESTLNAALEVIGRRFATGDGLYEACLDRDWITLETGPLQNPLMHLAEAFLATLAVREDPQTQQALSELCTAMHKRFIEPQHGVLMEKPLGAVDNWFEPGHQFEWYFLLESSPLLRGSKLHAALDRTFSFTEQQGVEADTGAVLAMLDPQGHGKDSTQRIWAQAEYLRALTLRPGSESAVLRQLQALQQRFLHAGGWHECRDDQGEVSRKDMPSTTPYHLATCYAGLTEYLR, via the coding sequence ATGCCCCACGCTTCCCGCTCCACCTCCCTGCCTGAACTGACCGCCCTGTTCGGTGCAGTGCAACAGCACTTTCTGAACGTGATCGTGCCCCTCTGGCAAGGACCGGGCTGGAATGCCGACATGGCATTGCCTTACGAGGCGCTGGACGCCGCGCATCAGCCGCTGGCACCGCAGCGCTATCGGGCCATGGCCTGCGCACGGCAGCTGTACCTGTTTTCCAGCCTGATCGGGGTTGTGGATAACGCCGAAGTCCGGGCGGCTGCGTTGTTCCGTTCCCTGCAACGGCACTTCCACGATGCCGAACACGGCGGCTGGTTCTACAGCATCGATCCCCAGGGCAAACCGCTGGATCAGCGCAAGGACCTCTACACCCACGCCTTCATCCTGTTCGCCTGCGCCCACTATTGGGACAAGTCTCGCGAGCCGTTGGTTGAATCGACCCTCAACGCCGCGCTGGAAGTTATCGGTCGGCGCTTCGCAACGGGCGACGGCCTCTACGAAGCCTGCCTGGACCGCGACTGGATCACGCTGGAAACCGGCCCGCTGCAAAACCCGCTGATGCACCTGGCCGAAGCGTTCCTGGCAACGCTGGCCGTGCGCGAAGATCCCCAGACCCAGCAGGCGCTGAGCGAGTTATGCACAGCCATGCACAAGCGCTTCATCGAACCGCAACACGGCGTGTTGATGGAAAAACCGCTGGGGGCTGTGGATAACTGGTTTGAGCCGGGGCATCAGTTCGAATGGTATTTCCTGCTGGAATCCTCACCGCTGCTGCGCGGCTCGAAACTGCACGCGGCACTGGATCGTACGTTTTCCTTCACCGAACAACAGGGCGTCGAGGCCGACACCGGTGCGGTGCTGGCCATGCTTGATCCGCAAGGACACGGGAAGGATTCGACCCAGCGCATCTGGGCCCAGGCCGAATACCTACGCGCCCTGACGTTGCGTCCGGGCAGTGAAAGCGCGGTGTTGCGCCAGTTGCAGGCGCTGCAACAGCGCTTCCTGCATGCCGGCGGCTGGCACGAGTGCCGTGACGATCAGGGCGAGGTCAGCCGCAAGGACATGCCGTCGACCACGCCGTATCACTTGGCGACCTGCTATGCCGGTCTGACTGAATATCTACGCTAA
- a CDS encoding HupE/UreJ family protein: MTLKRILGAVALLLTPALAFAHPGHGDSGLVAGISHPIGGLDHLLAMVAVGLWAAQQQGAARWALPCTFVGTMLIGGLLGFEGLELPALESGIAASVLALGLAVALAVRPPLVMAVAATALFALFHGVAHGLELPDMSSPWAYAAGFVVATAALHAAGYAVVRFLPQAAAPLVRLAGAASAVTGAWLLAG; this comes from the coding sequence ATGACACTCAAACGTATTCTCGGCGCCGTCGCGCTGCTGCTGACACCGGCCCTGGCCTTCGCCCACCCCGGCCATGGCGACTCGGGTCTGGTGGCCGGCATCAGCCACCCGATCGGCGGCCTCGACCATTTATTGGCGATGGTGGCCGTCGGTCTGTGGGCCGCGCAGCAGCAAGGCGCCGCGCGTTGGGCGCTGCCGTGCACCTTCGTCGGCACCATGCTGATCGGTGGTTTGCTCGGATTTGAAGGGCTGGAGTTGCCGGCGCTGGAAAGCGGGATTGCCGCCTCGGTGCTGGCGCTCGGTCTGGCGGTCGCATTGGCGGTGCGTCCACCGCTGGTGATGGCGGTGGCGGCGACGGCGCTGTTTGCGCTGTTCCACGGTGTGGCTCATGGCCTGGAGTTGCCGGACATGTCGAGCCCTTGGGCCTATGCCGCCGGTTTCGTGGTCGCGACCGCGGCCCTGCATGCGGCGGGTTATGCCGTCGTGCGTTTTCTGCCTCAGGCGGCCGCGCCGCTGGTTCGCTTGGCCGGAGCCGCTTCGGCGGTGACCGGCGCGTGGTTGCTGGCCGGTTGA
- the ureG gene encoding urease accessory protein UreG: protein MNTQPLRVGIGGPVGSGKTALTLALCLALRERYNLAVVTNDIYTREDADFLVRNEALAPERIIGVETGGCPHTAIREDASINLEAVDQLNRRFPGLDLILVESGGDNLSATFSPELSDLTIYVIDVSAGDKLPRKGGPGICKSDLLVINKIDLAPLVGASLEMMNSDTQRMRNGKPFVFSNQKTGQGLEDIIAFIERQGLLTAA, encoded by the coding sequence ATGAACACACAACCCCTGCGCGTCGGCATCGGCGGCCCGGTCGGTTCCGGCAAGACCGCGTTGACCCTGGCCCTGTGCCTGGCGCTGCGCGAGCGCTACAACCTGGCCGTGGTGACCAACGACATCTACACCCGCGAAGACGCCGACTTTCTGGTGCGCAACGAAGCCCTGGCGCCGGAACGCATCATCGGCGTGGAAACCGGTGGCTGCCCGCACACCGCGATCCGCGAAGACGCCTCGATCAACCTCGAAGCGGTGGATCAACTGAACCGGCGTTTTCCGGGGCTGGACCTGATTCTGGTGGAGTCCGGTGGCGACAACCTTTCCGCGACCTTCAGTCCGGAACTGTCCGACCTGACCATCTACGTGATCGACGTTTCGGCCGGCGACAAGCTGCCACGCAAGGGCGGGCCCGGCATTTGCAAATCCGACCTGCTGGTGATCAACAAGATCGACCTCGCGCCGCTGGTCGGCGCCTCGCTGGAGATGATGAACAGCGACACCCAACGCATGCGCAACGGCAAGCCGTTCGTGTTCAGCAACCAGAAAACCGGTCAGGGCCTGGAAGACATCATCGCCTTCATCGAACGCCAGGGCCTGCTGACTGCAGCCTGA
- a CDS encoding urease accessory protein UreF: protein MNPAWALLRLASPQLPIGGYSYSQGLEMAVDNGRVDSPDSARRWISDQLLLNLARFEAPMLLAHCQAAADENWDELLRICESHRASRETRELHLESRQMGYSLQQLLNGLPELDAPARDFLEQCTEPHLALCWALAARAWQISPQDALAAWLWSWLENQLAVLMKTLPLGQQAAQRLTSELLPLLQQAQQDATRINPEHLGSVAFGLSLACMAHERQYSRLFRS, encoded by the coding sequence GTGAACCCGGCCTGGGCGCTGCTGCGCCTGGCCAGTCCGCAGTTGCCGATTGGCGGCTACAGCTATTCCCAGGGCCTGGAAATGGCGGTGGATAACGGCCGCGTCGACAGCCCGGACAGCGCTCGCCGCTGGATCAGCGATCAATTGCTGCTCAACCTTGCGCGGTTTGAAGCCCCCATGCTGCTCGCCCATTGCCAGGCCGCAGCGGACGAAAATTGGGATGAGCTGCTGCGTATCTGCGAAAGCCACCGCGCCAGCCGCGAAACCCGCGAGCTGCATCTGGAGAGCCGGCAGATGGGCTACTCATTGCAGCAATTGCTCAACGGTTTGCCCGAGCTCGACGCACCGGCCCGCGATTTTCTTGAGCAATGCACCGAACCGCACCTGGCCCTGTGCTGGGCATTGGCAGCCCGCGCCTGGCAGATCAGCCCGCAGGACGCCCTCGCCGCGTGGCTGTGGAGCTGGCTGGAAAACCAGCTCGCGGTGCTGATGAAAACCCTGCCGCTGGGCCAGCAAGCCGCCCAGCGCCTGACCAGCGAACTGCTGCCGCTGCTGCAACAGGCCCAGCAGGACGCCACCCGAATCAATCCCGAACACCTCGGCAGTGTCGCGTTCGGTCTGTCCCTGGCGTGCATGGCCCATGAGCGCCAGTACAGCCGCCTGTTCCGTTCCTAG
- the ureE gene encoding urease accessory protein UreE yields MLVIHRRIDPQPVWAAELHLTFEARSKSRLRCFSAEGEDVGLFLERGQPPLHDGECLQAEDGRIVRVCARPEQLLHVTCANTFELTRAAYHLGNRHVALQVGDGWLRLLDDYVLKAMLEQLGAQVESIEAPFQPEHGAYGGGHHHSRHGDEDFNYAPKLHQFGVRL; encoded by the coding sequence ATGCTGGTGATTCATCGCAGAATCGACCCCCAACCCGTCTGGGCCGCCGAGTTGCACCTGACCTTCGAGGCCCGGAGCAAAAGTCGCCTGCGCTGTTTCAGTGCCGAAGGCGAAGACGTCGGGTTGTTTCTGGAGCGCGGCCAGCCGCCGTTACATGACGGCGAATGCCTGCAAGCCGAAGATGGCCGGATCGTCCGAGTCTGTGCCCGCCCTGAACAATTGCTGCACGTCACCTGCGCCAACACCTTCGAACTGACCCGTGCGGCCTATCACCTGGGCAATCGCCACGTCGCGCTGCAGGTCGGTGACGGCTGGTTGCGCCTGCTCGACGATTACGTGCTCAAGGCGATGCTTGAACAACTGGGTGCGCAGGTCGAATCGATCGAAGCCCCGTTCCAGCCGGAACACGGCGCCTACGGTGGCGGCCATCACCATTCGCGGCACGGTGACGAAGACTTCAACTACGCGCCGAAACTCCATCAGTTCGGCGTCCGTTTGTGA
- a CDS encoding TetR family transcriptional regulator, protein MLPRAEQKQQTRNALMDAARHLMESGRGFGSLSLREVTKTAGIVPTGFYRHFADMDELGLVLVSEVGQTFRETIRLVRHNEFVMGGIIDASVRIFLDVVSANRSQFLFLAREQYGGSLPVRQAIGRLREDISSDLAADLALMPKLQHLNREGLSVMADLIVKSVFATLPDIIDPPAEALPEHLTPQAKITQQLRFIFIGLKHWQGLGSTE, encoded by the coding sequence ATGCTGCCCCGCGCCGAACAGAAACAACAGACCCGCAACGCCCTGATGGACGCTGCCCGCCACTTGATGGAAAGCGGCCGAGGATTCGGCAGCCTGAGCCTGCGTGAAGTGACGAAAACCGCCGGCATCGTGCCCACCGGTTTCTACCGGCATTTCGCCGACATGGATGAACTCGGCCTGGTACTGGTCAGCGAAGTCGGCCAGACCTTCCGCGAAACCATCCGCCTGGTGCGCCACAACGAATTCGTCATGGGCGGCATCATCGATGCCTCGGTGCGGATCTTCCTCGACGTCGTCAGCGCCAACCGTTCGCAGTTCCTGTTTCTGGCTCGTGAGCAGTACGGTGGATCATTGCCGGTGCGTCAGGCCATCGGCCGTCTACGGGAGGACATCAGCTCCGACCTGGCGGCGGACCTGGCCTTGATGCCCAAGCTCCAGCACCTCAATCGCGAAGGCCTCAGCGTAATGGCCGACCTGATCGTCAAATCGGTGTTCGCCACCCTGCCGGACATCATCGACCCGCCGGCCGAAGCCCTGCCGGAACATCTGACGCCACAGGCCAAGATCACCCAGCAGTTGCGCTTCATCTTTATCGGACTCAAGCACTGGCAAGGGCTCGGCAGCACCGAGTAG
- a CDS encoding AsmA family protein has product MTRTRKIFAWTFATLVLLLAVLVLIIVFFDWNRIKPPLNAKVSEELHRPFAINGNLTVVWRRELDEGGWRAWVPWPHVVAEDLTLGNPDWSKQPQMVTLKKVELRISPLALLAQRVTIPRIDLTEPNAQLQRLADGRANWTFKFDPKDPNAEPSNWVVDIGAIGFDKGHVTLDDQTLKTNLDLLIDPLGKPIPFSDIVGDKAAKTAQDKGGAPQDYAFGLKVTGQYHGQKLAGQGKIGGLLALQDASKPFPLQAQAKIGDTSIELAGTLTDPLNLGALDLRLKLAGASLGNLYPLTGVTLPDTPPYATDGHLIAKLHEPGGAQFRYEQFNGKIGSSDIHGDLAYVASQPRPKLSGALLSNQLLFADLAPLIGADSNAKQKARGGESKQPADKVLPVEEFKTERWRDMDADVEFTGKRIVHSEELPFTDLYTHLKLNDGELSLEPLRFGVAGGNLDAQIRLNGRTEPLEGRAKLTARKFKLKQLFPTFEPMKTSFGELNGDADIAGRGNSVAKLLGGANGNLKMLINDGAISRELMELAGLNVGNYVVGKVFGDKEVKINCAAADFDIKTGLATTRLFVFDTENAIIYIDGTANMATEQLDLTVTPESKGWRLISLRSPLYVRGKFIKPDAGVKAVPLMLRGAGMVALGVIAAPAAGLLALVAPSGGEPNQCAPLLEQMKAGKAPVTVKPTK; this is encoded by the coding sequence ATGACGCGCACGCGTAAAATCTTCGCCTGGACCTTCGCCACCCTTGTGCTGCTTCTGGCGGTGCTGGTGTTGATCATCGTGTTTTTCGATTGGAACCGGATCAAACCGCCGCTCAACGCCAAAGTCTCGGAAGAATTGCACCGACCGTTCGCCATCAACGGCAACCTGACGGTGGTCTGGCGGCGCGAACTCGACGAGGGCGGCTGGCGCGCCTGGGTGCCGTGGCCGCATGTGGTGGCCGAAGACCTGACGCTGGGCAACCCGGACTGGTCGAAGCAGCCGCAGATGGTCACCCTCAAAAAGGTCGAGCTGCGCATCTCGCCATTGGCCTTGCTGGCACAACGGGTGACGATCCCGCGCATCGACCTGACCGAACCCAATGCGCAATTGCAGCGCCTGGCCGATGGCCGCGCCAACTGGACCTTCAAGTTCGATCCCAAGGATCCGAATGCCGAGCCCTCGAACTGGGTGGTCGACATCGGTGCCATCGGCTTCGACAAGGGCCACGTCACTCTGGATGACCAGACCCTCAAGACCAACCTCGACCTGTTGATCGATCCGCTGGGCAAACCGATTCCGTTCAGCGACATCGTCGGCGACAAAGCCGCGAAAACCGCGCAGGACAAGGGCGGTGCACCGCAGGATTACGCCTTCGGCCTGAAAGTCACCGGCCAGTACCACGGCCAGAAACTCGCCGGCCAAGGCAAGATCGGCGGTCTGCTGGCCCTGCAGGATGCGAGCAAGCCGTTCCCGTTGCAGGCCCAGGCGAAGATCGGCGACACCAGCATCGAACTCGCCGGCACCCTGACCGATCCGTTGAATCTCGGTGCGCTCGATCTGCGCCTGAAACTGGCGGGTGCCAGCCTCGGCAATCTGTATCCGCTGACCGGCGTGACCCTGCCTGACACCCCGCCTTATGCCACTGACGGCCATTTGATCGCCAAGCTGCATGAGCCGGGCGGCGCGCAATTTCGTTATGAACAGTTCAACGGCAAGATCGGCAGCAGCGACATCCATGGTGATCTGGCTTACGTCGCCAGCCAGCCGCGACCCAAGCTGAGTGGCGCGCTGCTGTCCAATCAACTGTTGTTCGCCGACCTCGCGCCATTGATCGGTGCCGACTCCAACGCCAAGCAGAAGGCCCGTGGCGGCGAAAGCAAGCAGCCGGCAGACAAGGTACTGCCGGTGGAAGAGTTCAAGACCGAGCGCTGGCGCGATATGGACGCCGACGTCGAATTCACCGGCAAGCGCATCGTTCACAGCGAAGAACTGCCGTTTACCGACCTCTATACCCACCTGAAACTCAACGACGGCGAACTGAGCCTGGAGCCGCTGCGTTTCGGCGTAGCCGGCGGCAACCTCGATGCGCAGATTCGCCTCAACGGTCGCACCGAGCCGCTGGAAGGCCGGGCCAAACTGACCGCGCGCAAGTTCAAGCTCAAGCAGTTGTTCCCGACCTTTGAACCGATGAAGACCAGTTTCGGCGAGCTCAACGGCGACGCCGACATCGCCGGTCGCGGCAACTCGGTGGCCAAACTGCTGGGCGGTGCCAACGGCAACCTGAAGATGCTGATCAACGACGGCGCCATCAGTCGTGAGCTGATGGAGCTGGCAGGGCTCAACGTCGGTAACTACGTGGTCGGCAAAGTCTTTGGCGACAAGGAAGTGAAGATCAACTGCGCGGCGGCGGACTTCGACATCAAAACCGGCCTGGCGACCACGCGGCTGTTCGTCTTCGATACCGAGAACGCGATCATCTACATCGACGGCACAGCGAACATGGCCACCGAGCAACTGGATCTGACGGTGACGCCGGAATCCAAGGGCTGGCGCCTGATTTCCCTGCGCTCACCCTTGTACGTGCGTGGCAAGTTCATCAAGCCGGATGCCGGGGTCAAAGCTGTGCCGCTGATGTTGCGCGGGGCGGGAATGGTGGCCTTGGGCGTGATCGCCGCGCCGGCGGCGGGGCTGCTGGCGCTGGTGGCGCCGAGCGGTGGCGAGCCGAACCAGTGCGCGCCGCTGTTGGAGCAGATGAAGGCGGGCAAGGCACCCGTCACAGTGAAACCTACAAAATGA
- a CDS encoding ferritin-like domain-containing protein has translation MSDLHLSDVQTLRERARQHVENGAVTESYSANREEVLRLLNESLATELVCVLRYKRHYFMANGLKANVAADEFLEHATQEAEHADRLAERIVQLGGEPEFNPDLLSKMSHAQYVAGNTLKEMVYEDLVAERIAIDSYREIIQYIGEKDPTTRRIFEDILAQEEEHADDMADILKDL, from the coding sequence ATGAGTGACCTGCATTTGTCTGATGTTCAAACCCTGCGCGAGCGCGCCCGCCAGCACGTGGAAAACGGCGCGGTGACCGAAAGCTACAGCGCCAACCGTGAAGAAGTGCTGCGCCTGCTCAACGAATCGCTGGCCACTGAACTGGTCTGCGTCTTGCGCTACAAGCGCCACTACTTCATGGCCAACGGCCTGAAAGCCAACGTCGCCGCCGACGAGTTCCTCGAGCACGCCACTCAGGAAGCCGAACACGCCGACCGTCTCGCCGAGCGCATCGTGCAACTGGGCGGCGAGCCTGAATTCAACCCTGACCTGCTGTCGAAGATGTCCCACGCGCAATACGTGGCCGGCAACACCTTGAAGGAAATGGTCTACGAAGACCTGGTGGCCGAGCGGATTGCCATCGACAGCTACCGCGAAATCATCCAGTACATCGGCGAAAAGGATCCGACCACGCGCCGGATCTTCGAAGACATCCTGGCTCAGGAAGAAGAGCATGCGGATGACATGGCGGATATCCTGAAAGACCTCTGA
- a CDS encoding LysR substrate-binding domain-containing protein, with translation MFAALPLTALRAFESASRLLSFKAAAEELAVTPTAISHQIRSLEDWLGVALFERLPRQVRLTEGGERLFRSLHGAFLEVAQSVDTLRPQRSGSSLTLSTTAAFAALWLVPRLGRFYAKHPNINVRLDTHCEVIDLHQDASVDLVLRYSLDDYPNLYGLCLFDESFGVYGSPEQVALAARRTPALISVHWHNSKLYAHGWEAWCAQSGENWLNQHPAVREYDEEHYALQAAIAGQGLVLASNILVSQSVASGLLVPYKGEVQVDGAGYSALCVPGRERHPPVKAFFAWLREEAQLSGHVPR, from the coding sequence ATGTTCGCAGCCTTGCCCCTGACCGCCCTGCGCGCGTTCGAATCCGCCTCACGCCTGCTTAGTTTCAAGGCGGCCGCCGAAGAACTGGCGGTGACGCCGACGGCGATTTCCCATCAGATCCGCTCGCTGGAGGACTGGCTCGGCGTCGCCCTGTTTGAACGTCTGCCGCGTCAGGTGCGCCTGACCGAGGGTGGCGAGCGGCTGTTCCGCAGCCTGCATGGGGCGTTTCTGGAGGTAGCGCAAAGCGTCGACACCCTGCGCCCGCAACGCAGCGGCAGCAGCCTGACGCTGTCGACCACCGCCGCGTTCGCCGCGCTGTGGCTGGTGCCGCGCCTGGGGCGTTTTTACGCGAAGCATCCGAACATCAATGTGCGTCTGGACACCCACTGCGAAGTGATCGATCTGCACCAGGACGCCAGCGTCGATCTGGTGTTGCGCTACAGCCTCGACGATTACCCGAACCTCTATGGGTTGTGCCTGTTCGATGAATCGTTCGGCGTGTACGGCTCGCCGGAACAGGTGGCGCTGGCCGCCCGCCGCACCCCGGCGCTGATCAGCGTGCATTGGCACAATTCGAAGCTCTACGCTCACGGTTGGGAGGCGTGGTGCGCGCAGTCGGGCGAAAACTGGTTGAATCAACACCCGGCCGTCCGCGAATACGACGAAGAGCATTACGCCCTGCAAGCGGCCATTGCCGGACAGGGGCTGGTGCTGGCGAGCAACATCCTGGTGTCGCAAAGCGTCGCCAGCGGTCTGCTGGTGCCGTACAAGGGCGAGGTACAGGTCGATGGCGCCGGATACAGCGCACTTTGCGTACCGGGCCGCGAGCGGCATCCGCCGGTGAAGGCGTTTTTTGCCTGGCTGCGCGAAGAGGCGCAGCTTTCCGGGCATGTCCCGCGCTGA
- a CDS encoding FMN-dependent NADH-azoreductase yields the protein MSKILVIHASPRGERSNSRRLAESFLSAWQVRHPQAQVTRREVGRALIPAVNEAFVAAAFYPEPEARPLTMQADLALSDQLVGELFDHDLLLISTPMYNFNVPSGLKAWVDQIVRLGLTFDHTLDNGIAQYTPLLHGKKALIVTSRGGFGFGPGGELEALNHADPWLRTALGFIGINDVTVVAAEGEESAERTFAVSVAEAEQRLLDLAREF from the coding sequence ATGAGCAAGATTCTTGTGATCCATGCCAGCCCTCGCGGTGAGCGTTCCAATTCGCGGCGTTTGGCGGAAAGTTTTCTCAGCGCCTGGCAGGTCCGTCATCCACAGGCGCAAGTCACCCGCCGCGAGGTTGGGCGTGCGTTGATTCCGGCAGTGAATGAAGCGTTTGTCGCGGCAGCGTTTTACCCGGAGCCCGAGGCACGGCCGCTGACGATGCAGGCCGATCTGGCGCTCAGCGATCAACTGGTGGGCGAGCTGTTCGATCACGACCTGCTGCTGATTTCCACGCCGATGTACAACTTCAACGTGCCCAGCGGCCTCAAGGCCTGGGTCGATCAGATCGTGCGTCTGGGCCTCACGTTCGATCACACCCTCGACAACGGCATCGCCCAGTACACGCCGCTGCTGCACGGCAAAAAGGCGCTGATCGTCACCAGTCGCGGCGGTTTCGGTTTCGGCCCGGGCGGCGAGCTGGAGGCACTGAACCACGCCGATCCATGGCTGCGCACGGCATTGGGGTTCATCGGCATCAACGACGTCACGGTGGTCGCCGCCGAGGGCGAGGAGTCCGCCGAGCGCACCTTCGCGGTGTCGGTGGCCGAGGCCGAGCAGCGCTTGCTCGATCTCGCCCGGGAGTTCTAG
- a CDS encoding DMT family transporter: MAWLFLLIAAGFEVTFAMGMKYAEGFTRLWPSLITVVAAVGGIYFLTLAMRELPVSIAYPIWTAIGSLGTVFLGFALLGESLTLVKLLSVGLIVAGVVGLK; encoded by the coding sequence GTGGCCTGGCTGTTTCTGCTGATCGCGGCAGGATTTGAAGTCACCTTCGCCATGGGCATGAAATACGCCGAGGGTTTCACCCGGCTCTGGCCGTCGCTGATCACCGTGGTCGCGGCGGTGGGCGGGATTTACTTCCTGACCCTGGCAATGCGCGAGTTGCCGGTGAGCATCGCCTACCCGATCTGGACCGCCATCGGTTCGCTCGGCACGGTGTTTCTCGGTTTCGCCCTGCTGGGCGAGAGCCTGACGCTGGTGAAGTTGCTGTCGGTGGGGCTGATTGTGGCGGGGGTGGTGGGGCTGAAGTAG